One window of the uncultured Paludibaculum sp. genome contains the following:
- a CDS encoding thioredoxin domain-containing protein — translation MHTNRLIHEKSPYLLQHAHNPVDWYAWGPEAFQKAREEDKPIFLSAGYSTCHWCHVMERESFENEAIAAQINRDFVAVKLDREERPDIDRIYMLFVQATTGSGGWPMSVWMTPDLKPFYGGTYFPPDNRYGRPGFGYVLQQLAQAWKEQREKLVDSSIKILGELESHSQVHAGGVNIERGAFDSCYHYFRRTFDSHHGGFGQAPKFPRPSVLDFLFRYSVTAKEEEAREMALTTLREMAKGGMHDHLGGGFHRYSVDERWFVPHFEKMLYDQAQLAISYLEAYQITKEEPFAEVARGIFEYVLRDMTHPQGGFFSAEDADSVIDPAHPHEKGEGAFYVWTVEELKTLLGADRALAFAQTYGCREKGNVDSDPHAEFTGKNILYLDSEFPAAGFDAERRTLLAARAQRTRPHLDDKVLASWNGLMISAFAKGAQVLNEPRYLEAALRAIGFVRQELFLDGKLMRRWRDGEAAVEGFLDDYAALAQACVDAYEATFDQEHLAFGRTLAVSMLELFEDKTSGGFYSTSGDSDELVLRLKEDYDGAEPAGNSVAAGALLRLAEYCELEPLREAADDTLAAFASRINQQGVTIPRMLCAVLESLQPKSEVRFTGDAQPLINEFRRHFRPFTTVRWDRSGEPSAMVCEDFVCQPPVSAASDLRQLLR, via the coding sequence ATGCACACAAATCGTCTGATCCACGAGAAGAGTCCTTATCTGCTCCAACACGCCCACAATCCGGTGGATTGGTACGCGTGGGGGCCCGAGGCCTTCCAGAAGGCGAGGGAGGAAGACAAGCCGATCTTCCTGTCGGCCGGATACTCCACCTGCCACTGGTGCCACGTGATGGAGCGCGAATCCTTCGAGAACGAAGCCATCGCCGCGCAGATCAACCGCGACTTCGTGGCGGTGAAGCTCGACCGCGAAGAGCGGCCCGACATCGACCGCATCTACATGCTGTTTGTGCAGGCAACGACCGGCAGCGGCGGCTGGCCCATGTCGGTCTGGATGACTCCGGATCTGAAGCCGTTCTACGGCGGCACGTACTTTCCGCCGGACAACCGCTATGGGCGGCCCGGCTTCGGTTACGTCCTGCAGCAGTTGGCGCAGGCCTGGAAGGAGCAGCGCGAGAAACTGGTCGATTCCAGCATCAAGATTCTGGGCGAACTGGAGAGCCATTCGCAGGTACACGCCGGCGGCGTCAACATCGAGCGGGGCGCGTTTGATTCCTGCTATCACTACTTCCGCCGCACGTTCGACTCGCACCATGGCGGCTTTGGCCAGGCTCCGAAGTTTCCGCGCCCCAGCGTATTGGATTTCCTGTTCCGCTACTCAGTGACGGCCAAGGAGGAAGAGGCGCGCGAGATGGCTTTGACCACTCTGCGCGAGATGGCCAAAGGCGGCATGCACGATCATCTGGGCGGCGGCTTCCACCGTTACTCGGTGGACGAGCGTTGGTTCGTTCCGCACTTCGAGAAGATGCTGTACGATCAGGCGCAGCTGGCCATCTCCTACCTGGAGGCCTACCAGATCACGAAGGAAGAGCCGTTCGCCGAGGTGGCTCGTGGCATCTTCGAATATGTGTTGCGGGACATGACGCACCCACAGGGCGGGTTCTTCTCGGCGGAGGATGCCGACAGCGTCATCGATCCGGCCCATCCGCATGAGAAGGGCGAGGGTGCGTTCTACGTATGGACCGTTGAGGAGTTGAAGACGCTGTTGGGCGCGGATCGGGCGCTGGCGTTTGCACAGACCTACGGGTGCAGGGAGAAGGGCAATGTGGATAGCGATCCGCATGCCGAGTTTACGGGCAAGAACATCCTATACCTCGATAGCGAATTCCCCGCCGCAGGTTTCGACGCGGAACGGAGGACCCTGCTGGCAGCCCGAGCTCAGCGCACGCGGCCGCACCTGGATGACAAGGTGCTGGCCTCCTGGAACGGCCTCATGATCTCGGCGTTTGCCAAGGGCGCGCAGGTGTTGAACGAGCCGCGCTATCTCGAGGCCGCGCTGCGGGCGATTGGGTTCGTCCGTCAGGAACTGTTTCTGGACGGCAAGCTGATGCGCCGCTGGCGCGATGGTGAAGCAGCCGTGGAAGGATTTCTGGACGACTACGCGGCGCTGGCGCAGGCCTGTGTGGATGCCTATGAGGCCACGTTCGATCAGGAGCATCTGGCCTTTGGGCGCACCCTGGCGGTGTCGATGCTCGAACTGTTCGAGGACAAGACGAGCGGAGGCTTCTACTCGACGTCGGGCGACAGTGACGAGTTGGTGTTGCGGCTCAAGGAAGACTACGACGGGGCCGAGCCCGCGGGCAACTCGGTGGCCGCCGGCGCACTGCTGCGGCTGGCCGAGTATTGCGAACTGGAGCCTCTGCGGGAGGCAGCCGACGACACCTTGGCGGCGTTTGCCTCCCGCATCAACCAGCAGGGCGTGACGATTCCGCGCATGTTGTGCGCCGTGCTGGAGAGTCTGCAGCCCAAGTCCGAGGTCCGGTTCACCGGCGATGCGCAGCCGCTGATCAACGAATTCCGGCGCCACTTCCGTCCGTTCACCACGGTACGCTGGGATCGTTCCGGCGAACCTTCGGCAATGGTGTGCGAAGACTTTGTGTGCCAGCCACCGGTATCGGCGGCATCGGACTTGAGACAACTGTTGAGGTGA
- a CDS encoding dipeptidase, translating into MPDIESFKKQALDELIELLKIPSISTLPEHEPDMRKAADTVEAALLRAGMTRTEQIHRANHPLVYGEWLGAPGKPTLLLYGHYDVQPADPLDEWKSPPFEPEIRDNNIYARGATDDKGQTWILIKAVEWLMQHDGKLPINIKFLIEGEEECGGEAIEAYVSEKPAQLAADAAIICDSEMFAPGLPSICIGLRGIVYGELHVEAARQDLHSGVYGGAAPNPIMAIAEILTSLKDKDGHIQIPGFYDRVIKPAPAEAEAWASLPFNEKEYLEKEIGATEITGEPGYSVFDKTWARPTLEVHGIRGGFVGEGAKTVIPARAVAKISMRLVADQRPDEAISQLKAAIAAVTPKGVKAEYKFLHGAGPSLVNPDNKFIHESALAMEEVFGKKTVYIRSGGSIPIVGLFDTHLGIPSVLMGFGLPDDNLHSPNEKFHVPNFYNGIDAVIRYLERLGA; encoded by the coding sequence ATGCCTGATATCGAAAGCTTCAAGAAACAAGCGCTGGACGAGCTCATCGAACTCCTCAAGATCCCGAGTATCAGTACTTTGCCCGAGCACGAGCCGGACATGCGCAAGGCCGCCGACACCGTCGAGGCCGCCCTGCTCCGTGCCGGCATGACGCGCACGGAACAGATTCATCGCGCCAATCATCCGTTAGTCTACGGGGAATGGCTGGGCGCGCCCGGCAAGCCCACGCTGCTGCTCTACGGCCACTACGACGTGCAGCCGGCCGATCCGCTGGACGAGTGGAAGTCGCCACCCTTCGAACCCGAGATCCGCGACAACAACATCTACGCCCGCGGAGCCACCGACGACAAGGGCCAAACCTGGATCCTCATCAAGGCAGTCGAATGGCTGATGCAGCACGATGGGAAACTGCCCATCAACATCAAGTTCCTGATCGAGGGCGAGGAAGAGTGCGGCGGCGAGGCCATCGAGGCCTATGTCAGCGAGAAACCGGCTCAACTGGCCGCCGACGCCGCCATCATCTGCGATAGCGAGATGTTCGCCCCTGGCCTGCCGTCCATCTGCATCGGCTTGCGGGGCATTGTCTACGGTGAGTTGCATGTCGAAGCGGCCCGCCAGGATCTGCACTCCGGAGTCTATGGCGGCGCCGCGCCGAACCCGATCATGGCCATCGCCGAGATCCTCACCTCGTTGAAAGACAAGGACGGCCACATCCAGATCCCCGGCTTCTACGACCGCGTCATCAAACCCGCCCCCGCCGAAGCCGAAGCCTGGGCCAGCCTGCCCTTCAACGAGAAGGAGTATCTCGAGAAGGAGATCGGAGCCACCGAGATCACAGGAGAGCCCGGCTACTCCGTTTTCGACAAGACCTGGGCCCGGCCGACCCTCGAAGTCCATGGCATCCGTGGCGGCTTCGTCGGCGAGGGCGCCAAGACGGTCATTCCGGCCCGGGCGGTCGCCAAGATCTCCATGCGTCTGGTCGCCGATCAACGGCCGGACGAAGCCATCAGCCAGCTAAAGGCCGCGATCGCCGCCGTCACGCCCAAGGGCGTCAAGGCGGAGTACAAGTTCCTGCACGGAGCCGGGCCGTCCCTGGTGAATCCGGACAACAAGTTCATCCACGAGTCGGCGCTGGCGATGGAAGAGGTCTTCGGCAAGAAGACGGTCTACATCCGCAGCGGCGGTTCCATTCCCATCGTCGGCCTGTTCGACACGCACCTGGGCATCCCCAGTGTTTTGATGGGCTTCGGGCTACCCGACGACAACCTGCACTCGCCTAACGAGAAGTTCCACGTGCCCAACTTCTACAATGGCATCGATGCGGTGATCCGCTACCTGGAGCGCCTGGGCGCTTAA
- a CDS encoding sugar phosphate isomerase/epimerase, with product MLSRRNLIAAALSAPLGAAGRARIKIGAMDGVLGKRSDPSAVEIASRLGVEGLQVTLGRVAADGHLVMANAALQGQFLANSKQYKVPLVATYIDILHVNCLKSDPEALKWGAEGIEITRRLDAKILMLVFFGKCALTSRAEMDAVVGPLKELCREAEKARITLGFENTIPAGDDLRILDQVGSPALKVWYDIGNATNQYNVDPAQEIRQLGRERICQLHFKDKGYLGEGAVNVKAALAALNDIRYEGYVTLETNAPSKDVEEDLRRNVKYLRRLL from the coding sequence ATGCTCTCGCGAAGAAACCTGATCGCCGCCGCACTGTCCGCTCCGCTGGGCGCCGCGGGTCGCGCCAGGATCAAGATCGGAGCGATGGACGGCGTGCTGGGCAAACGGTCGGACCCGTCCGCGGTCGAGATCGCCAGCCGCCTGGGTGTGGAGGGTCTGCAGGTCACCCTGGGCCGGGTTGCGGCCGATGGTCATCTGGTGATGGCGAATGCCGCGCTGCAGGGGCAGTTTCTCGCCAACTCCAAGCAATATAAGGTCCCGCTGGTGGCGACCTATATCGATATCTTGCATGTGAACTGCCTGAAGAGCGACCCCGAGGCCCTGAAATGGGGCGCCGAGGGGATCGAGATCACTCGGCGGCTGGATGCGAAGATCCTGATGCTCGTCTTCTTCGGCAAATGCGCGCTGACGTCGCGGGCCGAGATGGACGCCGTGGTGGGTCCGCTCAAGGAGCTTTGCCGGGAGGCGGAGAAGGCGCGCATCACGCTGGGTTTCGAAAACACGATCCCGGCCGGCGACGATCTGCGGATTCTTGATCAGGTGGGCTCGCCGGCGCTGAAGGTCTGGTACGACATCGGCAATGCGACCAACCAGTACAATGTCGACCCGGCCCAGGAGATCCGCCAGTTGGGCCGCGAGCGCATCTGCCAACTCCATTTCAAAGACAAAGGGTACCTCGGGGAAGGGGCTGTGAATGTGAAGGCCGCCCTGGCCGCCCTAAACGACATCCGCTATGAAGGGTATGTGACGTTGGAGACCAACGCGCCCTCGAAGGACGTGGAAGAGGATTTGCGCCGTAACGTGAAGTATCTACGGCGTTTGCTGTGA
- a CDS encoding YkgJ family cysteine cluster protein, translated as MSRLHLIQEEVRMRVNEITSAHRDWPCRKGCDECCRRLASIPRVSLAEWQAISDAIEALPAETAESARQRIRDTVGARRPVVCPLLDTRSGSCLIYEARPVACRTYGFYAERERVLGCSRIEAISHQSQDVIWGHHLALEGQLGTLGSARELPDWLAAGSSDSPSVREDQAP; from the coding sequence ATGTCCCGGCTCCACCTGATCCAAGAAGAAGTCCGGATGCGCGTCAACGAGATCACGTCCGCGCACAGGGACTGGCCGTGCCGCAAGGGATGCGATGAATGCTGCCGGCGCCTCGCCTCCATCCCCCGGGTCTCGCTGGCGGAGTGGCAGGCGATCTCCGACGCCATTGAAGCCCTCCCCGCTGAAACCGCTGAGTCCGCCCGTCAACGCATCCGAGATACAGTGGGGGCGCGGCGTCCTGTCGTCTGCCCTCTTCTCGACACCCGCTCCGGATCCTGCCTCATCTACGAGGCCCGGCCCGTTGCCTGCCGCACCTACGGCTTCTACGCGGAGCGGGAGCGGGTCCTCGGTTGCAGCCGCATCGAGGCCATCAGCCATCAGTCGCAGGATGTCATTTGGGGCCATCACCTGGCGCTGGAAGGCCAGCTCGGCACGTTGGGGTCAGCTCGCGAACTGCCGGATTGGCTGGCAGCGGGCAGCAGCGACAGCCCGTCTGTCCGCGAAGACCAGGCACCCTGA
- a CDS encoding DinB family protein, producing MRFAAFLEAGRQEFLDTLKDLTPEQASAKPDPGRWSVVECIEHVVAVEERHLRWIELGRTIEPQRDDDRELRLFTNIRNRFTQLESPEAMRPKGRFDGLEDARSAFLAVRQRTIALADSRGDDLYAISVKHPFFGPVNGAELIQLIDGHARRHADQIREMLEAGPLPPSTPDHRPRSGKDLEAPRERPALPGEFPAPNELERLFADADITIQRIHVQGLERNGLKASTFRAEASILENVRLADAEFGLVVWRDVRLVGCDLANLHAQRIVLERVEFVDCRMTGLSAAAIEGQDVLIRNSDLRYASFQGARFRNSEFEGSNWREVDLRDADLSGTIIRGCQLGRADLQGATVQGVDFRTSQLEDMLVGLNDLRGAIVEPGQAMVFARVLGVKIV from the coding sequence ATGCGGTTCGCCGCCTTCCTCGAAGCTGGCCGTCAGGAGTTTCTCGATACCCTGAAGGACCTCACGCCGGAACAGGCGTCCGCCAAGCCGGACCCTGGTCGCTGGTCCGTGGTCGAGTGCATTGAGCATGTCGTCGCGGTTGAGGAGCGCCACCTGCGCTGGATCGAGCTCGGCCGGACGATCGAACCCCAGCGGGACGACGACCGGGAACTGCGCCTCTTCACGAACATCCGCAACCGGTTCACCCAATTGGAGTCACCCGAGGCCATGCGCCCCAAAGGCCGCTTCGACGGATTGGAAGACGCTCGATCGGCGTTCCTGGCCGTGCGGCAACGGACTATCGCCCTGGCCGACAGCCGCGGAGACGATCTCTACGCGATTAGCGTGAAGCATCCCTTCTTCGGACCGGTGAACGGCGCGGAACTGATCCAGTTGATCGACGGCCACGCCCGCCGGCACGCCGATCAGATCCGCGAGATGCTGGAGGCGGGCCCGCTGCCGCCATCGACGCCCGATCACAGGCCGAGAAGTGGCAAAGACCTGGAGGCCCCGCGCGAGCGCCCAGCCTTGCCGGGTGAGTTCCCCGCCCCGAACGAGCTCGAACGCCTGTTCGCGGACGCCGACATCACCATTCAGCGCATCCATGTTCAAGGCCTAGAACGGAATGGCCTGAAGGCCTCCACATTCCGGGCGGAAGCGTCGATCCTGGAGAATGTGCGGCTGGCGGACGCCGAGTTCGGGTTGGTGGTGTGGAGGGATGTTCGGCTGGTAGGCTGCGACCTGGCCAACCTGCACGCGCAGCGCATCGTGCTGGAGCGAGTGGAGTTCGTGGACTGCCGGATGACGGGCCTGTCGGCGGCCGCAATCGAGGGGCAGGACGTTCTGATTCGGAATTCCGACCTGCGCTACGCCAGCTTCCAGGGGGCTCGGTTCCGCAACTCCGAGTTCGAAGGATCCAACTGGCGCGAGGTCGACCTACGGGACGCGGATCTGAGCGGAACGATCATTCGCGGCTGTCAGTTGGGCCGGGCCGATCTGCAAGGTGCGACGGTGCAGGGCGTGGACTTCCGCACGTCCCAGCTCGAAGACATGCTGGTGGGGCTCAATGACCTCCGAGGAGCCATCGTGGAGCCTGGCCAGGCGATGGTTTTCGCGCGGGTCCTTGGAGTGAAAATCGTCTAG